One region of Alphaproteobacteria bacterium genomic DNA includes:
- the hisA gene encoding 1-(5-phosphoribosyl)-5-[(5-phosphoribosylamino)methylideneamino]imidazole-4-carboxamide isomerase yields MILFPAIDLKDGQCVRLLKGDMRNATVFNSDAGAQAREFSQDGFAWLHVVDLNGAFAGRPVNADAVDAIITAATMPVQLGGGIRDLETVAMWLERGISRVILGTAALRDPDLVRQACQAHPGRIAVGIDAVDGYVAVEGWAEVSAVTALDLALEFENAGVAAIIHTDVERDGAMAGPNVEASQALADSLSTPVIVSGGVSSLDDLAAVKAAEESGIAGVIVGRALYDGGLDGAAALALLAG; encoded by the coding sequence ATGATCCTTTTTCCCGCCATCGACCTCAAGGACGGCCAGTGCGTACGCCTGCTCAAGGGCGACATGCGCAACGCCACGGTGTTCAATAGCGATGCCGGCGCCCAGGCCCGGGAATTCAGCCAGGACGGATTCGCCTGGCTGCACGTCGTCGACCTCAACGGCGCCTTTGCCGGCCGGCCGGTGAACGCTGACGCCGTCGATGCCATCATCACCGCGGCCACCATGCCGGTGCAGTTGGGCGGCGGCATACGCGATCTCGAGACCGTCGCCATGTGGCTCGAACGCGGTATCTCCCGCGTCATCCTGGGAACGGCGGCGCTGCGCGATCCTGATCTGGTGCGCCAGGCTTGCCAGGCCCATCCCGGCCGCATCGCCGTGGGCATCGATGCCGTCGACGGCTACGTCGCGGTCGAAGGCTGGGCCGAGGTCTCGGCGGTGACGGCGCTGGATCTGGCGCTGGAATTCGAGAACGCCGGCGTTGCCGCCATCATCCACACCGACGTCGAACGCGACGGCGCCATGGCCGGTCCCAACGTCGAGGCCAGCCAGGCCCTGGCCGACAGCCTGTCGACGCCGGTCATCGTCTCGGGGGGCGTCTCCTCGCTCGATGACCTGGCGGCGGTAAAAGCGGCGGAAGAGAGCGGCATCGCCGGCGTCATCGTCGGTCGCGCGCTGTACGACGGCGGCCTCGACGGCGCGGCGGCATTAGCGCTGTTGGCCGGCTAG